A part of Argonema galeatum A003/A1 genomic DNA contains:
- a CDS encoding amino acid ABC transporter ATP-binding protein, protein MQDYTPAIAFENVEKNFGSLKVLQGISGSINRGEVVAVIGSSGCGKSTLLRCFNRLEAINGGRLIVNGMDLSHPKLSQTELRRLRSQVGMVFQQFNLFPHLSVLENLTLAPRQVLGKSRSQSEEQARFYLEKVGLAEKAEVYPDQLSGGQKQRVAIARSLCMNPQIMLFDEPTSALDPELVGEVLLAMQQLANEGMTMVVVTHEMQFARDVAHRVIFMDKGRVAEEGAARAVITEPKCDRLRAFLSRMNFAQTSL, encoded by the coding sequence ATGCAGGATTATACCCCAGCGATCGCATTTGAGAATGTTGAGAAAAATTTTGGTTCTCTTAAAGTCCTACAAGGAATTAGCGGCTCTATCAATCGTGGGGAAGTGGTGGCGGTGATTGGTTCGAGCGGTTGTGGGAAAAGTACCTTGTTGCGCTGCTTCAATCGCTTAGAGGCTATTAATGGCGGGCGTTTGATAGTCAATGGGATGGATTTGTCGCATCCGAAACTTAGCCAAACCGAATTACGCAGATTGCGATCGCAAGTTGGGATGGTTTTTCAGCAGTTTAACTTGTTCCCTCATTTAAGCGTACTGGAAAATTTAACCTTGGCTCCACGTCAGGTATTGGGGAAATCTCGCTCCCAAAGTGAGGAACAGGCGCGGTTTTATTTGGAAAAGGTTGGTTTAGCCGAAAAAGCAGAAGTTTATCCAGATCAACTCTCTGGGGGACAGAAGCAACGAGTTGCGATCGCACGCAGTTTGTGCATGAACCCGCAGATCATGCTCTTTGACGAACCCACCAGCGCCCTCGATCCGGAGTTAGTAGGGGAAGTGCTGCTAGCGATGCAGCAATTGGCTAATGAAGGAATGACGATGGTGGTGGTAACGCACGAAATGCAGTTTGCGCGGGATGTGGCGCATCGGGTCATATTTATGGATAAAGGTCGGGTGGCGGAAGAAGGGGCGGCAAGGGCGGTGATTACGGAGCCAAAGTGCGATCGATTGCGTGCTTTTCTGAGTCGGATGAATTTCGCCCAAACTTCGTTATAA
- a CDS encoding retroviral-like aspartic protease family protein has product MSLLLYSDGETFATGAIIYQYAPATPSETTNRLVLTVAVENVITQAIVDTGAPYPIIAPRVARNAGLDRLPILERITMLVRGMRLEGGLIRVTMTLIADEGDDLDVPATAFIPDAEEYWGNFPSFIGQIGFLERICYAVNPSTNTFYFGPLS; this is encoded by the coding sequence ATGAGCTTGTTACTGTATTCTGACGGTGAAACTTTTGCTACTGGTGCGATTATTTATCAATATGCACCTGCAACCCCCAGTGAAACTACAAATCGGCTCGTTCTGACTGTAGCTGTTGAAAACGTAATCACCCAAGCTATAGTTGATACAGGTGCGCCTTATCCAATTATTGCACCCAGAGTTGCAAGAAATGCTGGTTTGGATCGCCTTCCTATCTTAGAAAGAATCACTATGTTAGTTAGAGGTATGCGATTAGAGGGAGGTTTGATTCGGGTAACTATGACCTTGATAGCTGATGAGGGTGACGATCTAGATGTACCTGCTACAGCTTTTATTCCTGATGCGGAAGAATACTGGGGAAATTTTCCTTCTTTTATCGGTCAAATAGGCTTTTTAGAAAGAATCTGCTATGCCGTTAATCCATCAACTAATACCTTTTATTTTGGGCCGCTTTCTTGA
- a CDS encoding DUF5678 domain-containing protein: MNYTTPEDFIEEMRQALSSGNHTKAEQLSIQAIKHYPDNEDIKKCAYILAPAKATVSKRNDIDREGLKKSREWVNQQRINRKYLNQWVAVQNGKLLAAANSIDELFERVSDTKNVLFTVIY, translated from the coding sequence ATGAACTACACTACTCCAGAAGATTTTATCGAGGAAATGCGACAAGCCTTATCTAGCGGCAACCATACCAAAGCAGAACAGCTTTCAATACAAGCGATCAAACATTACCCTGACAATGAAGACATCAAAAAGTGTGCATACATTCTAGCACCAGCTAAAGCAACTGTGAGCAAAAGAAATGACATCGATCGCGAAGGTTTAAAAAAGAGTCGAGAATGGGTAAACCAGCAGCGAATTAACCGTAAGTATCTCAATCAATGGGTAGCAGTACAAAATGGCAAATTATTAGCCGCAGCTAATTCTATTGATGAATTATTTGAACGAGTAAGCGATACCAAAAATGTACTATTTACGGTGATTTATTAA
- a CDS encoding serine/threonine protein kinase — MAFNPKQQLHGGRYTIEKELGRGRFGITYLARDRNGDGVLIKTLNDALLTGPDFDRWQQNFVKEAFKLARCRHPNIVQAEEPFQEGGLWCIPMEYVDGVDLASRAHNRLPEEDALHYIKQIGEALTVVHSQGLLHRDVKPANIMVRVRNGKSEAVLIDFGLAREFDHELTQTRPEEMAEGFSAPELYSRTAKRGPYTDVYSLAATLYVLLTGKLPTSAIDRKLSNISLIPPKDINPQICDRVNQAIIDGMKLDPDARPQTMQAWLNLLELPSVGSSSVPKSVDKSSPQDWNKVAALAAVIGIVIAVIAAIPGWMPVMERFFQPSPKLSPTATPNSQATPPETPLPQK, encoded by the coding sequence ATGGCGTTCAATCCAAAGCAACAATTGCACGGCGGCAGGTACACCATCGAGAAGGAGTTGGGGCGGGGTCGCTTTGGCATTACCTATCTGGCTAGGGATAGGAACGGCGACGGCGTTTTGATTAAGACACTGAACGATGCGTTACTGACGGGGCCAGATTTTGATAGATGGCAGCAAAATTTCGTTAAAGAAGCATTTAAGTTGGCGAGGTGCAGACATCCCAATATTGTGCAGGCTGAGGAGCCATTCCAAGAGGGTGGGCTGTGGTGCATCCCGATGGAGTACGTTGATGGGGTTGACTTGGCTAGCCGCGCTCACAATAGATTACCAGAGGAAGATGCGCTGCACTACATCAAACAAATTGGTGAAGCGTTGACAGTAGTACACAGTCAAGGTTTGCTCCATCGGGATGTGAAGCCAGCCAATATTATGGTGCGAGTCCGCAATGGTAAGTCGGAAGCTGTGCTGATTGATTTTGGGCTAGCACGAGAATTTGACCACGAACTTACCCAAACTCGCCCAGAGGAGATGGCTGAAGGTTTTTCTGCGCCGGAACTGTACTCTCGAACGGCTAAAAGGGGGCCATATACTGATGTTTATTCTCTGGCAGCGACACTATATGTTTTATTAACTGGAAAATTACCCACCAGTGCGATCGATCGCAAGTTGTCCAATATTAGCTTAATTCCACCAAAAGATATTAATCCTCAAATTTGCGATCGCGTCAACCAAGCTATCATCGACGGAATGAAGCTAGACCCCGATGCTCGTCCTCAGACTATGCAGGCATGGTTAAATTTATTGGAACTACCGAGCGTTGGTTCTAGCTCAGTGCCAAAATCAGTAGATAAATCCTCGCCGCAAGATTGGAATAAAGTGGCAGCACTGGCAGCAGTGATAGGTATAGTGATAGCAGTCATAGCAGCAATTCCCGGATGGATGCCTGTCATGGAGCGTTTCTTCCAGCCTTCTCCAAAACTATCACCAACTGCGACACCAAACTCCCAGGCTACACCGCCTGAAACTCCGCTTCCACAAAAGTAG
- the lepB gene encoding signal peptidase I encodes MAWAKGQKLQDGKYVIEDVLGTGGCGITYLARMQNGQLVAIKTPHQTTQYSSKSEQLLQNFLAEAKQLQKFRHRHIVRFYDVFQEESLWCMVMEYVAGETLAVRVANRGAMEESEALQYIEQIGEALIEVHKDKLLHRDINPRNIILRSHRSEAVLIDFGIAREFNPDQTQTHTVGVSDGYAPIEQYRRRHKRGAYTDVYGLAATLYFLLTAKVPESAYDRDDDISKGEKDPLVPPKQLNPGISDRVNKAILKAIAFEKQDRPQSMYEWLFLLEVPLPPEVINPLPKIVVDKPPLQPKQTPKLELKSVPPQAPSITPPASVTPSKTLPKKEAKEPLLSYLLLSWWGLFLLPIIFIFVLPRIYAPLVVGIPFLWLFTIVGYVIRSKNNKFLATIKAIIISLLSFFVLRTFICQALYIISGGMLPGVQILDRVMVDKLIYRFYSPSSQDIIIFLATEAQMKANQPGYHLSRVIGLPGEKIQVKGGQVFINDQPLQENYVDEPARYEYGPVTVPPDSYFVLGDNRNKSYDSHHWGFVPHDLIIGKVYARFWPLNRIGNVQ; translated from the coding sequence ATGGCTTGGGCAAAAGGGCAAAAGTTGCAGGACGGTAAGTACGTTATCGAAGATGTTCTCGGAACAGGTGGCTGTGGTATCACTTATCTAGCCAGGATGCAAAACGGACAACTGGTTGCGATTAAAACTCCCCATCAAACAACGCAATACAGTTCTAAATCCGAGCAACTATTACAAAATTTCCTTGCGGAAGCAAAACAGCTACAGAAATTTAGGCATCGTCATATCGTGCGTTTTTACGATGTATTCCAAGAGGAATCGCTGTGGTGCATGGTGATGGAATATGTTGCTGGGGAAACTTTGGCGGTTCGCGTTGCCAATCGCGGTGCAATGGAGGAATCTGAAGCATTGCAATATATTGAGCAGATTGGTGAGGCACTGATCGAAGTTCACAAAGACAAGTTGTTGCATCGAGATATTAACCCACGCAACATCATACTGCGCTCTCATCGCTCGGAAGCAGTCTTGATTGATTTCGGAATTGCAAGGGAATTTAACCCTGACCAGACACAAACTCATACAGTAGGAGTCTCTGATGGCTATGCGCCAATAGAACAGTATCGCAGACGGCATAAACGAGGTGCATATACAGATGTTTATGGTTTAGCAGCAACGCTGTATTTTTTGTTAACAGCAAAAGTACCTGAGTCTGCCTATGACAGAGATGATGATATTAGCAAAGGCGAAAAAGATCCATTAGTTCCACCGAAGCAGCTTAATCCGGGAATCAGCGACAGGGTAAATAAGGCAATTCTCAAAGCTATCGCATTTGAGAAACAAGATCGCCCCCAGTCAATGTACGAATGGCTATTCTTGTTAGAAGTGCCATTACCTCCAGAGGTGATTAATCCACTTCCTAAAATAGTGGTTGATAAACCACCATTGCAGCCAAAACAGACACCAAAACTAGAATTAAAATCTGTTCCCCCTCAAGCTCCGTCTATCACTCCGCCAGCTTCAGTTACCCCCAGCAAAACTTTACCTAAAAAGGAAGCAAAGGAGCCTTTGCTTAGTTATCTACTTCTGAGTTGGTGGGGTCTTTTTTTGTTGCCTATTATTTTTATATTTGTTTTACCGAGAATTTACGCGCCACTGGTGGTAGGCATACCTTTTTTATGGTTATTCACTATTGTTGGTTATGTTATTCGTAGCAAAAACAATAAATTTTTAGCAACAATTAAGGCAATAATAATCAGTTTATTGTCTTTTTTTGTACTCAGAACATTCATTTGTCAGGCTCTATATATCATCAGTGGTGGTATGTTACCGGGAGTACAAATTTTAGACCGGGTAATGGTAGACAAGCTTATTTACAGGTTCTATAGTCCTTCGAGCCAGGATATTATCATATTTTTAGCTACTGAGGCGCAGATGAAAGCGAACCAACCTGGTTACCACCTTAGTCGCGTAATCGGTTTACCTGGTGAAAAGATACAAGTAAAAGGTGGGCAGGTATTTATTAACGATCAGCCACTACAGGAAAATTATGTTGACGAGCCTGCTAGATATGAATACGGCCCTGTGACTGTACCTCCTGATTCTTATTTTGTGTTAGGGGATAATCGAAACAAGAGTTATGATAGCCACCACTGGGGTTTTGTCCCTCACGATCTTATTATTGGCAAAGTATACGCAAGATTTTGGCCTCTTAACCGTATTGGAAATGTTCAATAG
- a CDS encoding glutathione S-transferase family protein: protein MSRVLYYAQRSPYARKVRILLAEKNLPCEMKETDIMNKSPEFLQVSPIGKVPVLVDKDGTTLWDSTLIVEYLDETYPEPSFYPSDRKERLECRKWEDLADTLADNIVALWLQKRKGDRADSGDVAKYQGAIDRLLPVLDEKLAASSYLLGDSWTAADVALLSALGYYSLRFGEDWQQQYPKLGEWFKNLHERESVKSTVPVG, encoded by the coding sequence ATGAGCAGAGTTTTGTACTACGCACAACGATCGCCTTACGCCCGGAAAGTGCGAATCTTGCTAGCCGAGAAAAATTTGCCTTGTGAAATGAAGGAAACCGATATTATGAATAAATCGCCGGAATTCCTGCAAGTTTCTCCGATCGGCAAAGTGCCTGTGCTGGTAGATAAAGATGGCACCACGCTTTGGGATTCTACCTTGATTGTGGAGTATCTGGACGAAACTTATCCAGAGCCGAGTTTTTATCCAAGCGATCGCAAAGAACGCCTAGAATGTCGGAAATGGGAAGATTTGGCAGATACTTTGGCAGATAATATTGTAGCTTTGTGGTTACAAAAGCGCAAAGGCGATCGCGCAGATTCTGGAGATGTCGCTAAATACCAAGGTGCGATCGATCGGCTTTTACCAGTTTTGGATGAGAAATTAGCTGCATCTAGCTATTTGTTAGGAGATAGTTGGACGGCGGCAGATGTTGCTTTATTATCTGCTCTAGGTTATTATAGTTTGCGTTTTGGTGAAGATTGGCAACAGCAATATCCGAAGTTGGGGGAATGGTTTAAGAATTTGCACGAACGGGAATCGGTAAAATCGACTGTTCCTGTGGGGTAA
- a CDS encoding TCR/Tet family MFS transporter yields MMKLKRPPGLIFVLITLFIDVMGVGLSAPILPKLIAGFIGDVSTASYYYGAVTTSYALMLFVFSPIQGALSDRFGRKPVLLFSLFGTGLTYIGLTFAPTLPWIFTAQILNGLTGGSVAVVFAYIADVSTPEERPKNFGLVGAVLALGWVVGPALGGLLGAWGLRFPFAVAAIITFLNLLYGILVVSESHSPEHRRSFSWSRANPVASLGLLRKNAIVFGLAAIMLCTDIALQCFISTWVLFTTYKFAWTTVQAGLSLALLGVMTAAVQGGLIRPLISRFGSRKIIIVGLTFSMIGYLLYAFATAGWMLYWIIVLNGFDFTVKPTAQGLVSAQVSSQEQGAIQGALSSLTALASIIGPLLATNLFGYFTSDRASIRLPEIPFFLGAFLFALALWLAIATFSKRRLV; encoded by the coding sequence ATGATGAAATTGAAGCGCCCGCCCGGTCTTATTTTCGTTTTAATCACCTTGTTCATAGACGTGATGGGGGTTGGTCTTAGCGCTCCCATTCTTCCTAAACTGATTGCTGGATTTATCGGTGATGTTTCTACCGCCTCCTACTATTATGGGGCTGTCACGACTAGCTACGCCCTCATGCTATTTGTATTCTCCCCTATCCAGGGCGCTCTCTCCGATCGGTTTGGTCGCAAACCAGTACTGCTATTTTCCCTCTTTGGAACGGGGCTAACCTATATCGGCCTGACATTTGCCCCCACTCTGCCTTGGATATTCACCGCACAAATCCTTAATGGTCTTACTGGTGGCAGCGTCGCTGTTGTTTTTGCCTACATTGCAGACGTCAGCACCCCGGAAGAACGACCAAAAAATTTCGGCTTGGTGGGAGCCGTCCTTGCTTTGGGATGGGTCGTAGGGCCAGCTTTGGGCGGCTTGCTGGGCGCTTGGGGATTGCGTTTTCCTTTCGCAGTTGCAGCTATAATCACATTCCTGAATCTCCTGTATGGAATTCTAGTTGTATCGGAGTCTCACTCACCAGAACACCGCCGTTCCTTTTCTTGGTCTCGCGCTAACCCAGTTGCTTCTCTGGGGTTGTTGCGAAAAAATGCGATCGTCTTTGGTTTGGCAGCAATTATGTTATGTACCGATATTGCTCTGCAATGTTTTATCAGTACTTGGGTGTTATTTACTACTTATAAGTTTGCATGGACAACTGTCCAAGCTGGACTGTCTCTGGCGTTGCTGGGAGTGATGACGGCGGCTGTCCAGGGAGGTTTGATCCGACCGCTAATTTCTCGCTTCGGTTCTAGAAAAATAATTATCGTAGGGCTAACTTTTAGCATGATTGGCTATCTCCTCTACGCTTTTGCCACTGCGGGATGGATGTTGTACTGGATTATTGTGCTGAATGGGTTTGATTTCACTGTTAAACCAACAGCTCAAGGATTGGTTTCCGCTCAAGTGAGTTCCCAAGAACAAGGCGCAATTCAAGGTGCTTTGTCTTCTCTGACGGCTTTGGCAAGTATTATCGGCCCGCTGCTAGCTACTAATTTGTTCGGTTACTTTACATCCGATCGGGCCTCAATTCGTTTACCGGAAATACCCTTCTTCTTAGGTGCGTTTCTCTTCGCTTTGGCGTTGTGGTTAGCGATCGCAACTTTTTCTAAACGTAGGTTGGTTTGA
- a CDS encoding GIY-YIG nuclease family protein, which translates to METENNLQIEHQNVPVEHQGLHSFLYSSEEEHAVTAVTASPDTLSDGSQVLPLEIWCDRTQNAKIAGVYAVLDANRQTQYIGYSRNVLLSLKGHLTQNGAETCALVRVQPFKFPKREAMEELRDAWLSELDYIPPGNGEMSQMWAATVGEVAKAAMSAAERQAYEEKKLKLRKAIADTTLKTETEKLNISDDEQRRRLEEAVKNDDWSGVIDTQTQETR; encoded by the coding sequence GTGGAAACAGAGAATAATTTGCAAATTGAGCATCAAAATGTACCCGTCGAACATCAGGGACTGCACAGTTTTTTGTATAGTTCCGAGGAAGAACACGCTGTCACGGCGGTAACGGCGTCTCCTGACACCCTGAGTGATGGTTCGCAAGTGCTACCGTTGGAGATTTGGTGCGATCGCACCCAAAACGCTAAAATCGCAGGAGTGTACGCCGTCTTAGACGCCAACCGCCAGACGCAATACATCGGTTACTCGCGCAACGTACTGCTATCCCTCAAAGGTCATCTTACCCAAAACGGTGCAGAAACTTGTGCCCTCGTGCGGGTACAACCGTTCAAATTCCCCAAGCGGGAAGCAATGGAAGAATTGCGAGATGCGTGGCTATCCGAACTTGACTATATTCCCCCAGGAAACGGCGAAATGAGCCAAATGTGGGCTGCTACAGTCGGTGAAGTGGCAAAGGCGGCGATGTCGGCGGCGGAACGCCAAGCTTACGAAGAGAAAAAACTCAAATTGCGAAAAGCGATCGCGGATACAACACTAAAAACAGAAACCGAAAAACTTAATATAAGTGATGATGAGCAACGTCGTCGCCTGGAAGAAGCAGTGAAAAACGATGACTGGAGTGGTGTGATCGACACTCAAACACAAGAAACTCGGTAA
- a CDS encoding alpha/beta fold hydrolase, with amino-acid sequence MQTVLTENTQTQFYTWKNYRCAYELYNPSSNDGIPLLLIHPIGVGLSGNFWQRFCRQWYVAGKRNPIYNPDLLGCGDSDMPRVAYHPSDWAKQLHYFLQNVVKKPVVLVVQGALLPVAVELVQLAKESNLIRGLVLSGPPALRLINTNTPERRHKINWNIFDSPVGRAFFEYARSRKFLRNFSIRQLFAEDEKVDAEWLDMLKAGAKNAASRYAVFSFLAGFWRQDYQDAIAQIYQPTLVVMGETASSISREGKKETPDERLAEYLSCLPSCRGMKIKGRNVLPYEETTEFINAIIPFINEMASV; translated from the coding sequence ATGCAAACAGTTTTAACTGAAAATACACAAACGCAGTTTTACACTTGGAAAAATTATCGTTGCGCCTACGAACTTTATAACCCAAGCAGTAATGATGGGATTCCCCTGCTGTTGATTCATCCGATCGGTGTTGGGTTGTCTGGAAATTTTTGGCAACGATTCTGTCGCCAATGGTATGTCGCAGGAAAGCGCAATCCCATCTACAATCCCGATTTATTGGGATGCGGTGATAGCGATATGCCTCGTGTGGCTTATCATCCTAGTGATTGGGCAAAACAGTTGCATTACTTTCTGCAAAATGTGGTAAAGAAACCAGTAGTTTTAGTAGTGCAAGGCGCGTTATTGCCTGTAGCAGTTGAATTAGTGCAATTAGCGAAAGAATCTAATTTAATTCGGGGATTGGTATTATCGGGGCCACCAGCTTTGAGGTTGATTAATACTAACACACCAGAGCGGCGGCATAAAATCAATTGGAATATCTTTGATTCTCCCGTTGGGAGAGCATTTTTTGAATATGCTAGAAGCCGCAAGTTTTTGCGAAATTTCTCAATTCGGCAACTTTTTGCTGAGGATGAGAAAGTGGATGCTGAATGGTTGGATATGTTGAAAGCGGGGGCGAAAAATGCTGCCAGTCGCTATGCTGTGTTTTCGTTTTTGGCTGGGTTTTGGCGACAGGATTATCAAGATGCGATCGCGCAAATTTACCAACCAACTTTAGTAGTCATGGGAGAGACAGCATCCAGTATCAGTCGAGAAGGAAAAAAAGAAACTCCAGATGAACGTTTGGCTGAGTACTTAAGCTGTTTGCCTTCATGTCGCGGGATGAAAATTAAGGGAAGAAATGTTTTACCTTACGAAGAAACGACGGAATTTATAAATGCCATAATACCATTTATAAATGAGATGGCATCCGTTTAA
- a CDS encoding Mut7-C RNAse domain-containing protein, whose product MFIYGTLAGRIPKDTESINKFHRCKDCSQFFWKGSHYDKMRQFIDRVLG is encoded by the coding sequence ATGTTCATTTATGGAACATTAGCAGGCCGGATTCCGAAAGACACGGAAAGCATAAATAAATTCCATCGCTGTAAAGATTGCAGCCAATTTTTTTGGAAGGGTTCTCATTATGACAAAATGCGACAATTTATTGATCGAGTACTTGGCTGA
- a CDS encoding tRNA dihydrouridine synthase has product MSALANYGSPDYFFTEYFRVHISSGLDKNILRSITENSTGRPIFAQIIGESIPDLVRTAKDLSGYPVAGIDLNMGCPAPRIYRKNVGGGLLRDPEKVSQILGELRGAVDGLLTVKMRIGFENTANFDRILDLINLHNIDLLSLHGRTVKEMYHSPVHYDLIAYAVQRVNCPVLANGNVTSAATAAAVLETTGAAGVMIGRAAIRNPWIFKQIREYLSGQSVQIVTLAEVRDYIELLRQTTTAPTVPERARVNNMKMYLNFIGQGVDAAGGFLKDMRQSQTEAELFGVCDRYLLSGPDQEFALEPYPGLVARPSCETAHSAST; this is encoded by the coding sequence ATGAGCGCTCTGGCTAATTATGGCAGTCCCGATTATTTCTTTACTGAGTATTTTCGCGTCCATATTAGTTCAGGTCTAGATAAAAATATCCTCAGATCGATTACAGAGAACTCCACCGGACGCCCCATCTTTGCTCAGATCATCGGTGAAAGTATTCCCGACTTAGTACGCACTGCGAAAGATTTGAGTGGCTACCCAGTAGCGGGTATCGACCTCAATATGGGATGCCCTGCTCCCAGAATTTACCGCAAAAATGTGGGTGGAGGGCTGTTGCGCGATCCTGAAAAAGTCAGCCAAATCCTTGGTGAATTGCGGGGGGCTGTTGATGGACTTTTGACAGTTAAAATGCGAATTGGCTTTGAAAATACCGCTAACTTCGATCGTATCCTCGACTTGATTAACCTGCACAACATCGATTTGCTGAGCTTGCACGGTCGTACTGTTAAGGAGATGTATCATAGCCCTGTGCATTACGATCTGATTGCCTATGCCGTACAACGGGTTAATTGCCCGGTTTTAGCAAACGGTAACGTAACATCTGCCGCAACAGCAGCAGCCGTCCTGGAGACTACAGGAGCCGCAGGGGTAATGATCGGTCGCGCTGCGATCCGAAACCCCTGGATTTTTAAGCAAATTCGCGAATATCTGAGCGGTCAATCTGTGCAGATCGTTACTCTGGCTGAAGTTCGCGACTACATTGAGTTACTGCGTCAAACTACGACAGCGCCGACTGTACCGGAGCGTGCGCGTGTTAACAATATGAAGATGTATCTAAACTTCATCGGTCAAGGTGTTGATGCCGCTGGAGGTTTCTTAAAGGATATGCGCCAATCCCAGACTGAAGCTGAACTATTCGGAGTATGCGATCGCTATTTATTAAGCGGCCCAGACCAAGAATTTGCCTTGGAGCCTTATCCTGGACTTGTGGCTCGTCCTAGCTGCGAGACTGCCCACTCTGCATCCACATAA
- a CDS encoding TldD/PmbA family protein has product MIATASNLIGEDRALSLIDSVIKQSEAEGVFVSLSNNSESLSRFSENQISQNISRTKFNLNITSYFGKKSASSSTTELDADAIASTLRRSEELARIAPEDPEWVPLLEPQNYEQRTPAFDETTANLSPLERGKIVQRVCILSGKAGVDGSGTLSTEASLIAIGNSKGLRACNQGTEADFSFTARIDDGSSWGNRTAWAINSLPIETLTEQLIEKAISSRQPREVSPGKYPVILDAAAFGDLLSWVIWNLDARAADEGRSFMSSTDEKGKPAGNRLGEAMFSPLIQVQRNPAHPLLQSGTFFGDGLSNNYLEIIKDGATKTLSYSRYWALQKSQEQTGAMYPFVMSGTEQSLAELIAQTERAILVSRAWYVQYVNPRTLEVTGMTRDGTFWIEDGQISYPIKNFRFNQSIPEMLRDVDAISTVQRFGSSVVPGVRVKAFNFSSITDSV; this is encoded by the coding sequence CAACAGCATCAAATCTGATCGGCGAAGACAGAGCATTATCCCTGATCGATTCAGTGATTAAACAATCTGAAGCAGAAGGAGTATTTGTCAGTCTCAGCAATAACTCGGAATCGCTCAGCCGCTTTTCAGAAAATCAAATTAGTCAGAACATTAGTCGCACTAAATTTAACCTCAACATCACCAGCTATTTCGGCAAAAAGAGCGCGTCTAGTTCCACAACAGAGTTAGATGCAGATGCGATCGCATCTACCCTCCGTCGTTCCGAAGAACTAGCCAGAATTGCTCCCGAAGATCCAGAATGGGTGCCACTTTTAGAACCGCAAAACTACGAACAACGCACTCCAGCTTTTGATGAAACTACCGCAAATCTTTCACCTTTAGAAAGAGGAAAAATTGTCCAGCGGGTGTGTATTTTGAGTGGAAAAGCTGGCGTCGATGGTTCCGGTACACTGAGTACAGAAGCTTCCCTGATAGCGATCGGCAACTCCAAAGGTTTGCGTGCTTGCAATCAAGGAACAGAGGCAGATTTTAGCTTTACTGCTAGGATTGACGATGGCTCATCCTGGGGGAATCGCACCGCTTGGGCTATCAATTCTTTGCCGATAGAAACTTTAACAGAGCAGTTAATTGAAAAAGCAATTAGCTCTCGCCAACCCCGCGAAGTCAGTCCGGGAAAATATCCGGTAATCTTAGATGCAGCAGCTTTTGGAGATTTACTAAGTTGGGTAATTTGGAATCTCGATGCGCGGGCGGCGGATGAGGGCCGATCGTTCATGTCTAGCACCGATGAAAAAGGTAAACCGGCGGGTAACCGTTTGGGTGAAGCAATGTTTAGCCCATTAATTCAGGTGCAGCGAAATCCGGCGCATCCCCTGCTACAAAGCGGCACTTTCTTTGGTGATGGTTTAAGCAATAACTACTTAGAAATCATCAAAGATGGCGCTACTAAAACTTTGTCCTATAGTCGCTATTGGGCATTACAAAAAAGCCAAGAACAGACTGGTGCAATGTATCCCTTTGTCATGTCTGGTACAGAGCAAAGTTTAGCCGAATTAATTGCCCAAACAGAACGAGCAATTTTGGTAAGTCGTGCCTGGTACGTGCAATATGTCAATCCTCGGACATTAGAGGTGACAGGCATGACTCGCGATGGTACATTCTGGATAGAAGATGGTCAGATTAGTTACCCGATTAAAAACTTCCGTTTCAACCAAAGTATCCCAGAAATGTTGCGGGATGTTGATGCTATAAGTACTGTGCAACGCTTTGGCAGTAGTGTAGTGCCAGGAGTGCGCGTAAAAGCGTTTAATTTTAGCAGCATCACCGACAGCGTTTGA